One part of the Anaeromyxobacter sp. Fw109-5 genome encodes these proteins:
- a CDS encoding uracil phosphoribosyltransferase: protein MRDRSYDSVPFRLSEIEHRYGPTVHIVANPFLLGHLATLCAKETRQPEITRLVRILYEDLIRTVLNVEFPRRRVSVPTRMIDSSPQGIFEGEVIDRAVRAVTVNIARAGALPSQVAYDLLNETLEPSLVRQDHIIMSRMLGMNEEVVGAGIGGMKIGGDVDEAFLLFPDPMGATGSSLATAIETYKTKVPGKPRRIVNIHLIVTPEYLRTMTAAHPDVVVYAIRVDRGLSPPEVLATVPGTRWDEERGLDDHQYIVPGGGGFGEILNNAYV, encoded by the coding sequence GTGCGAGACCGCAGCTACGACAGCGTCCCGTTCCGCCTCTCCGAGATCGAGCACCGCTACGGCCCCACCGTGCACATCGTCGCGAACCCGTTCCTCCTCGGGCACCTCGCGACGCTCTGCGCGAAGGAGACGCGCCAGCCCGAGATCACCCGCCTCGTGCGCATCCTCTACGAGGACCTGATCCGCACCGTCCTGAACGTGGAGTTCCCGCGACGGAGGGTCTCGGTCCCGACGCGCATGATCGACAGCTCCCCCCAGGGCATCTTCGAGGGAGAGGTCATCGACCGCGCGGTCCGCGCGGTGACGGTGAACATCGCCCGGGCCGGAGCGCTCCCCTCGCAGGTGGCGTACGACCTCCTCAACGAGACGCTGGAGCCCTCGCTCGTGCGGCAGGACCACATCATCATGAGCCGCATGCTCGGCATGAACGAGGAGGTGGTCGGCGCCGGCATCGGCGGGATGAAGATCGGCGGCGACGTGGACGAGGCGTTCCTGCTCTTCCCCGATCCCATGGGCGCGACGGGCAGCTCGCTCGCGACCGCGATCGAGACCTACAAGACGAAGGTCCCCGGCAAGCCCAGGCGGATCGTGAACATCCACCTCATCGTCACGCCCGAGTACCTGCGGACCATGACCGCGGCGCACCCCGACGTCGTGGTCTACGCGATCCGGGTGGACCGCGGCCTCTCCCCGCCGGAGGTGCTCGCCACCGTCCCCGGCACGCGCTGGGACGAGGAGCGCGGGCTCGACGATCACCAGTACATCGTCCCCGGCGGCGGCGGCTTCGGGGAGATCCTGAACAACGCCTATGTCTAG
- the hpt gene encoding hypoxanthine phosphoribosyltransferase: MSSGASKVEVLISEADLQARVKALGAEITRDHAGRSLVVIGVLKGCFIFLADLVRAIDLPISIDFIGISSYQGTRSTGVVQITSDLTRPIEGKDVLLVEDIVDTGLSMRYLLDNLATRRPASLQVCALLEKPSRAVVKVPIHYRGFEIGDEFVVGYGLDWDGKMRNLPFIGVPRS; encoded by the coding sequence ATGTCTAGCGGCGCGAGCAAGGTCGAGGTCCTCATCTCCGAGGCGGACCTCCAGGCGCGGGTGAAGGCGCTCGGGGCCGAGATCACGCGCGATCACGCGGGCCGCTCGCTCGTCGTGATCGGCGTGCTGAAGGGCTGCTTCATCTTCCTCGCCGATCTGGTGCGGGCCATCGACCTGCCCATCTCCATCGACTTCATCGGCATCTCCTCGTACCAGGGCACCCGCTCGACGGGGGTCGTGCAGATCACGAGCGATCTCACCCGGCCCATCGAGGGGAAGGACGTGCTCCTCGTCGAGGACATCGTCGACACCGGCCTCTCCATGCGGTACCTCCTCGACAACCTGGCGACGCGCAGGCCCGCCAGCCTCCAGGTCTGCGCGCTGCTCGAGAAGCCGTCCCGGGCGGTCGTGAAGGTCCCCATCCACTACCGCGGGTTCGAGATCGGCGACGAGTTCGTGGTCGGCTACGGGCTCGACTGGGACGGCAAGATGCGCAACCTGCCGTTCATCGGCGTGCCGCGGAGCTAG